Proteins from a genomic interval of Dermacentor variabilis isolate Ectoservices chromosome 8, ASM5094787v1, whole genome shotgun sequence:
- the LOC142591481 gene encoding glutamate receptor ionotropic, delta-2-like gives MSQYDPWERAVMLARNLSLKALIVVLADEQVNADWRSLLGAAPSITFFTNASHVPEEQSSCGLILASKISTLKKTMGDLRNRNLTGYGTRWLLAISSLRSKEIIFPGFDGEQLALQLPGPSPVHNTCKDQGEKETQVALYSLRSFGNGSTCWNRVADPTAQLFEPYPNQLYDRTLRVVSLGLYPVRKAPEGEDDWRWSGFVFDVLNCLADSLAFRYQSRDPEHHYYFAQLPNGSYVGVIGDVARKVADVAVGDLSRTTARDALVDFTTLILDDAVTFVYYRGTSEPGLWTVLKPFPASVWALTFSAILLLVTLLYTLNVARAALRTLDGRTACSRRVLSVAKSVLHSYLTQDKPPEEGPRPLLGCWYVVFLVLTTVYCGRLTAFYVATLEEPVSSLTELVARRPHAIVLVKNGSLPYEVLRQRTYDFLWKQRLVRVVSARTPVDDLLRTVAQQRAAGWMAEAAFGGARIREARLHGLSVASSSMAVSRWCIGLGKGSPLVQLFNRKILQLWSHGVIEHLRKTYFDADPVPAPDPTRALTLGNCKASFWMWFLGLMVACAACIAERLLARRKTRQKRLPDTAPRLRRRVAKPEIGRHYTVPTRFPYQPSVKPVYIVRRATGLPYGK, from the exons TGAATGCAGATTGGCGAAGCTTGCTCGGAGCAGCGCCGTCGATCACCTTCTTTACAAACGCCAGCCATGTTCCGGAGGAACAATCATCGTGTGGACTTATACTCGCCTCAAAGATCTCGACGCTCAAGAAAACTATGGGCGATCTGAGG AACCGAAACCTGACGGGATACGGCACCCGCTGGCTTCTGGCCATTTCATCGCTGAGAAGCAAGGAGATCATCTTCCCAGGCTTCGACGGAGAGCAGCTGGCGCTACAATTGCCCGGGCCTTCACCAGTTCACAACACTTGCAAAGATCAGGGAGAAAAG GAAACTCAAGTGGCGCTGTACTCCTTGCGATCGTTCGGGAACGGAAGCACGTGCTGGAACCGTGTGGCCGATCCGACTGCGCAGCTATTCGAGCCGTATCCCAACCAGCTCTACGACAGGACCCTGAGAGTGGTCTCCCTTGGC CTTTATCCGGTCCGCAAGGCGCCGGAAGGGGAAGACGACTGGAGGTGGAGCGGCTTCGTCTTCGATGTCCTCAACTGCCTCGCAGATTCTCTGGCCTTCAG GTACCAAAGCAGAGATCCTGAACACCACTACTACTTCGCGCAGCTCCCCAACGGTTCTTACGTGGGAGTCATTGGGGACGTGGCTCGCAAG GTGGCGGACGTCGCGGTGGGAGACCTCTCTAGGACGACGGCACGCGACGCCCTCGTAGACTTCACCACGTTGATCCTAGACGACGCTGTCACGTTCGTGTACTATCGTGGAACCAGCGAGCCTGGGCTCTGGACTGTACTCAAACCATTCCCCGCATCG GTCTGGGCCCTAACCTTCAGCGCTATACTGCTGCTGGTTACGCTGCTCTACACCTTAAACGTTGCCCGTGCTGCTCTGAGGACGTTGGATGGCAGGACCGCCTGCAGCCGGAGAGTGCTTTCTGTCGCAAAGTCTGTGTTGCACTCGTATCTCACACAAG ACAAACCTCCTGAGGAAGGACCAAGGCCACTGCTAGGCTGTTGGTATGTCGTGTTCCTCGTGCTCACCACGGTATACTGCGGTCGTCTGACGGCCTTCTACGTGGCCACCCTGGAAGAACCCGTCTCCTCCCTTACAGAGCTGGTGGCACGTCGGCCACACGCCATCGTTCTCGTCAAAAACGGATCCCTGCCTTACGAAGTGTTG AGGCAGCGAACGTATGATTTCCTGTGGAAGCAGCGCCTTGTGCGCGTGGTCAGCGCCCGCACGCCCGTCGACGACCTGTTGCGCACGGTGGCGCAGCAAAGGGCCGCCGGCTGGATGGCCGAAGCAGCGTTCGGCGGAGCGCGCATTCGGGAGGCTCGCCTGCACGGACTCTCCGTGGCCAGCTCCTCGATGGCCGTCTCTCGCTGGTGCATTGGGCTCGGCAAGGGAAGCCCTCTGGTGCAGCTCTTCAACCGAAA GATTCTTCAGCTCTGGTCACACGGGGTAATCGAGCATCTGCGGAAGACGTACTTCGACGCGGACCCTGTGCCAGCGCCGGACCCTACGCGCGCACTAACGCTGGGAAACTGCAAGGCTTCTTTCTGGATGTGGTTCCTCGGCTTGATGGTGGCATGCGCAGCTTGCATTGCTGAGCGATTGCTGGCGCGCCGTAAGACTCGGCAGAAGCGGCTTCCAGACACTGCTCCTCGCCTACGTAGGCGCGTGGCGAAACCGGAAATAGGCCGTCACTACACCGTGCCTACTCGGTTTCCTTACCAACCGTCAGTGAAACCTGTGTATATTGTTAGACGGGCAACTGGGCTGCCCTACGGCAAATAG